The Humulus lupulus chromosome 3, drHumLupu1.1, whole genome shotgun sequence genome window below encodes:
- the LOC133824527 gene encoding GTP-binding protein At2g22870, whose amino-acid sequence MILLRLPRTPMAMAFFAQPPSLHSLTHCHFNLIPKPHLLTTLKPFAAATSKLLSAPKSTISASALEPETLSISDVIEPEIETPQDFDTQIEVSLEKLFVPPETDIGDGSALTSRILRGSNIVLSKYARDAQVAQAEFVKSSVKTEDCPSDGLPEFALVGRSNVGKSSLLNSLVRRKRLALTSKKPGKTQCINHFRINDSWYLVDLPGYGYASAPKDLRTDWAKFTKDYFLNRSKLVSVFLLIDASIPAKSIDLEYASWLAQNQIPMTLIFTKCDKRKKKKNGGKRPEENVNDFQELVRGFFKTVPPWIMTSSVTNQGRDEILLHMAQLRNYWLKH is encoded by the exons ATGATTTTGCTTCGGTTACCAAGAACTCCCATGGCCATGGCCTTCTTCGCTCAACCACCTTCACTCCACTCCCTCACCCATTGCCATTTCAATCTTATCCCAAAACCCCATTTACTCACCACCCTTAAACCCTTCGCCGCCGCCACCTCAAAGCTTCTCTCAGCTCCCAAATCAACCATTTCAGCCTCAGCCTTAGAACCAGAAACCTTATCCATCTCGGATGTTATAGAGCCCGAAATCGAAACCCCCCAAGATTTCGACACCCAAATCGAAGTATCCCTCGAAAAGCTCTTCGTGCCTCCGGAAACCGACATTGGTGATGGTTCAGCCCTGACCTCGAGAATCTTGAGGGGCTCCAATATTGTTCTGAGCAAGTACGCCAGGGACGCTCAGGTTGCGCAAGCTGAGTTCGTCAAGAGCAGCGTCAAAACCGAGGATTGCCCCTCCGATGGCCTCCCTGAGTTCGCGCTCGTTGGCCGCTCCAACGTCGGTAAGTCTTCGCTTCTCAACTCCCTCGTGCGCCGAAAGCGACTCGCTTTAACATCAAAGAAGCCGG gAAAGACACAATGCATCAACCATTTTCGAATCAATGATAGCTGGTACCTTGTGGATTTGCCTGGATATGG GTATGCTTCCGCACCAAAGGATCTTAGAACAGATTGGGCAAAATTTACTAAAGACTATTTCCTAAATAGGTCAAAACTAGTTTCAGTATTCCTTCTCATTGATGCTAGCATTCCTGCTAAAAGCATTGACCTTGAATATGCTAGTTGGCTGGCACAGAATCAG ATCCCCATGACATTAATCTTCACCAAATGTGACAAgcgaaagaagaagaagaatggaggCAAAAGGCCAGAAGAAAATGTGAATGATTTCCAGGAGTTAGTACGTGGCTTCTTCAAGACAGTACCCCCATGGATTATGACCAGCAGTGTCACAAATCAGGGTCGCGACGAGATATTACTGCATATGGCTCAGCTACGGAACTACTGGCTCAAGCACTAG